A part of Streptomyces sp. NBC_01451 genomic DNA contains:
- a CDS encoding Zn-ribbon domain-containing OB-fold protein encodes MTTRLIDESLFEDGNRENLERSEFDGADPPRLAGARCTACGTVVFPRQDSCPRCSGGAMSARALPVSGHVWSWTLQVFPPKPPYRTPPDGHRPYHVGYVDLGEVLVESLLAVPRAEIRIGLPVRLTTVPAYRDEDGTDVVTFAFRPEEFRPEREGER; translated from the coding sequence ATGACCACCAGGCTCATCGACGAGTCGCTGTTCGAGGACGGGAACCGGGAGAACCTGGAGCGCTCGGAGTTCGACGGCGCAGACCCACCGCGTCTCGCGGGCGCCCGCTGCACCGCATGCGGCACCGTCGTCTTCCCCCGGCAGGACTCGTGTCCCCGGTGCTCGGGCGGAGCGATGTCCGCGCGGGCACTGCCGGTGAGCGGGCACGTGTGGTCGTGGACGCTCCAGGTGTTCCCGCCGAAACCGCCGTACCGGACTCCGCCCGACGGCCACCGGCCGTACCACGTGGGCTATGTGGACCTCGGCGAGGTCCTGGTCGAGTCGCTGCTGGCTGTGCCCCGCGCCGAGATCCGGATCGGTCTGCCGGTCCGGCTGACCACGGTGCCCGCCTACCGGGACGAGGACGGGACCGACGTGGTGACCTTCGCGTTCCGGCCCGAGGAGTTCCGGCCGGAGCGGGAGGGGGAGCGATGA
- a CDS encoding acyl-CoA dehydrogenase family protein — protein sequence MTSTVTDGTALSDTELEDLRQTVRSVCADAGGTTAVRRLPEEASGIDADLWEALGRQVGLAGLGLPESAGGIGGLAEIAVVCEELGRTLAPVPLLSSTVLAGQVLAGCGTADKALAGLAGGTVHALAVAAPDGTWRADAVPVAVSWQGGVPLLDGTAPFVLDGADAEALVVAAAGTDGVDLFLVDPREPGVTVRRVPTLDLSRGQAVVALSGARARTLTAGGEGADVVSRALDVALVALAAEQLGGAQAALDMTVAHVRDRTQFGRAIGGFQAVKHACADMLLQVEAARSAVVRAVRTDGSPDALAEAAAVAQVWCGEAFVSVAAECVQFHGGMGFTWEHDAHLYFRRAQSDAVLLGGAAHHRERLAGLLGW from the coding sequence ATGACAAGCACCGTGACCGACGGCACCGCCCTGTCGGACACCGAACTGGAGGATCTGCGCCAGACCGTCCGGTCGGTGTGCGCGGACGCCGGCGGCACCACCGCGGTACGCCGGCTGCCCGAGGAGGCCTCAGGCATCGACGCCGACCTGTGGGAGGCCCTCGGCCGGCAGGTCGGCCTTGCGGGACTCGGTCTGCCCGAGTCCGCGGGCGGCATCGGCGGCCTCGCCGAGATCGCCGTCGTCTGCGAGGAGCTGGGCAGGACGCTGGCACCGGTACCGCTGCTGTCCTCCACCGTGCTGGCCGGGCAGGTGCTGGCCGGCTGCGGCACGGCCGACAAGGCACTGGCCGGGCTGGCCGGCGGGACCGTGCACGCCCTGGCGGTGGCCGCGCCCGACGGGACCTGGCGGGCCGACGCCGTGCCGGTGGCCGTCTCCTGGCAGGGCGGCGTCCCGCTGCTTGACGGCACCGCGCCGTTCGTCCTCGACGGCGCCGACGCCGAGGCGCTCGTGGTGGCCGCAGCCGGAACCGACGGCGTCGACCTCTTCCTGGTCGACCCGCGCGAGCCGGGGGTCACCGTGCGCCGGGTACCCACCCTGGACCTCAGCCGGGGCCAGGCGGTGGTCGCCCTCTCCGGTGCCCGGGCCCGGACACTGACCGCCGGCGGTGAGGGGGCGGATGTCGTCTCCCGCGCCCTGGACGTGGCGCTGGTGGCGCTGGCCGCCGAGCAACTGGGCGGAGCTCAGGCCGCGTTGGACATGACGGTGGCCCATGTGCGCGACCGTACCCAGTTCGGCAGGGCGATCGGCGGCTTCCAGGCGGTCAAGCACGCCTGCGCCGACATGCTGCTCCAGGTGGAGGCCGCACGGTCGGCCGTGGTGCGCGCGGTCCGGACGGACGGCTCGCCGGACGCGCTGGCCGAGGCGGCTGCGGTCGCCCAGGTGTGGTGCGGGGAGGCGTTCGTCTCCGTCGCCGCCGAGTGCGTGCAGTTCCACGGCGGGATGGGCTTCACCTGGGAACACGACGCGCACCTGTACTTCCGGCGCGCCCAGTCCGACGCGGTCCTGCTGGGCGGCGCGGCACACCACCGGGAACGGCTGGCCGGCCTGCTGGGCTGGTGA
- a CDS encoding putative PEP-binding protein, producing the protein MSVTDREAGPLAPAEAPSGAPGRVLVPFGQGRSRGLDADELGAHGAAMDRLVALGLPVVPGLTVPAGAAASLCGTDTAEAAVALVEQLAGRRIGDTARPLLLRLSASAPTEIAGLPPDLACLGAAPALADDLCAVIGSEDALYEVWAGTMRMIAEYALGVPGALLDDALLDAPGPRVRTEVLLSLVAKHGSRPFPDDPAQQLALAARALLGRWDSPRARRSRRSQRLPAELAVALHVQALRIGPADRSGYGTAVSRDPETGRPTPRGSFFRGVRRSAPPPHTGEPLDRLTGGTALLEHSLLTLERHLRAPVSVDFEVRDDEISLLAASAQPRPPLRASVCLAADLARDGAIAHEEAVRRITPAQVQELLHPRLRLTGGEELLVQALPASPGAATGAVALSSERALELAANGTRVVLVAAETSPADVPGMLASVAVLTGSGGIASHAAVVARGAGKPAVCGAEGLRVDPAAGTVRFGERVVREGDPVSLDGRTGAVYAGTLSVSVAGPPPELSTLLEWADDTRRLGVRANADTAAEVETALALGAEGVGLCRTEHQFLGERLPLIRRVLLAADPAARDEALRALEHAQHEDFTALLTAVGDRPVTVRLLDAPLHEFLPAPGQALDAAEEQRADALREANPMLGLRGVRLALLHERLYPAQAEALFTAWAEVAATGIRPELEVMIPLVSLPEELAAASAYVRDAADTVASRTGVEVPYRLGTMIETPRAALLAGELAEHAEFFSFGTNDLTQLTYGFSRDDVERQVLADYQERGFLTASPFARLDPHGVGALISLAVDRAREVRPGIKLGVCGEHGGDPESIAFCDGLGLDYVSCSAHRVPVARMAAAHSALRERDDDSGSAR; encoded by the coding sequence TTGAGCGTCACCGACCGCGAGGCCGGCCCGCTCGCACCGGCCGAGGCACCCTCCGGAGCCCCCGGCCGGGTTCTGGTGCCCTTCGGGCAGGGGCGGAGCCGGGGCCTCGACGCCGACGAGCTGGGCGCGCACGGCGCGGCGATGGACCGGCTGGTGGCCCTGGGGCTGCCGGTCGTGCCGGGGCTCACCGTGCCCGCCGGCGCGGCCGCGTCACTGTGCGGGACCGACACCGCCGAAGCCGCCGTGGCCCTGGTCGAACAGCTCGCGGGGCGGCGCATCGGCGACACGGCCCGACCGCTGCTGCTGCGCCTGTCGGCGAGCGCGCCGACCGAGATCGCCGGACTGCCGCCCGACCTGGCCTGTCTCGGCGCCGCACCCGCCCTCGCCGACGACCTGTGCGCCGTCATCGGAAGCGAGGACGCGCTGTACGAGGTGTGGGCCGGCACCATGCGCATGATCGCCGAGTACGCCCTCGGCGTGCCCGGCGCGCTGCTTGACGACGCCCTCCTGGACGCGCCCGGGCCGCGCGTGCGGACGGAGGTGCTGCTGTCCCTGGTGGCGAAGCACGGCTCCCGACCCTTCCCCGACGACCCGGCGCAGCAGCTCGCGCTGGCCGCCCGCGCCCTCCTGGGCCGGTGGGACTCGCCGCGTGCGAGACGGTCCCGCCGGTCCCAGCGGCTGCCCGCCGAGCTGGCCGTCGCCCTGCATGTGCAGGCCCTGCGCATCGGCCCGGCGGACCGCTCGGGCTACGGCACGGCCGTCAGCCGCGATCCCGAGACCGGCCGTCCCACTCCCCGGGGCTCCTTCTTCCGGGGCGTGCGCCGCAGCGCCCCACCACCGCACACCGGTGAACCGCTGGACCGGCTCACGGGCGGCACCGCGCTGCTGGAGCACTCCCTGCTCACCCTGGAGCGCCATCTGCGCGCGCCGGTGTCGGTCGACTTCGAGGTGCGCGACGACGAGATCTCCCTGCTCGCCGCCTCGGCGCAGCCCCGCCCGCCGCTCCGCGCCTCGGTCTGTCTGGCCGCGGACCTGGCCCGGGACGGGGCGATCGCCCACGAGGAGGCCGTACGGCGGATCACTCCCGCACAGGTGCAGGAACTGCTGCACCCCCGGCTCCGGCTGACCGGCGGGGAGGAACTCCTGGTGCAGGCCCTGCCCGCCTCGCCCGGGGCGGCGACCGGAGCGGTCGCGCTGTCCAGTGAGCGTGCCCTCGAACTGGCCGCGAACGGCACGCGGGTCGTGCTCGTGGCCGCCGAGACGAGCCCGGCGGACGTCCCCGGGATGCTGGCCTCCGTCGCCGTGCTGACCGGCAGCGGCGGCATCGCCTCGCACGCCGCCGTGGTGGCGCGGGGCGCGGGCAAGCCCGCGGTGTGCGGCGCCGAGGGGCTGCGCGTGGACCCGGCCGCCGGGACGGTCCGCTTCGGGGAACGGGTGGTCCGCGAGGGCGACCCGGTCTCGCTGGACGGCCGTACCGGCGCCGTCTACGCGGGGACGCTGAGCGTCAGCGTCGCCGGACCGCCGCCCGAACTGTCCACCCTTCTGGAGTGGGCGGACGACACACGCCGGCTGGGCGTGCGGGCCAACGCCGACACGGCCGCCGAGGTGGAGACGGCTCTCGCCCTGGGCGCGGAGGGTGTCGGGCTGTGCCGTACGGAACACCAGTTCCTCGGCGAGCGGCTGCCGCTGATCCGCCGGGTGCTTCTGGCCGCCGACCCGGCCGCCCGCGACGAGGCGCTGCGCGCGCTGGAGCACGCCCAGCACGAGGACTTCACGGCGCTGCTGACCGCCGTGGGAGACCGTCCGGTGACCGTGCGTCTGCTGGACGCCCCGTTGCACGAGTTCCTGCCCGCCCCCGGGCAGGCCCTGGACGCGGCCGAGGAGCAGCGTGCCGACGCCCTGCGCGAGGCGAACCCGATGCTCGGGCTGCGCGGAGTGCGGCTGGCGCTGCTGCACGAACGGCTCTACCCGGCGCAGGCCGAGGCGCTGTTCACCGCCTGGGCCGAGGTCGCCGCCACCGGGATCCGGCCCGAGTTGGAGGTGATGATCCCGCTCGTCAGCCTGCCGGAGGAACTGGCCGCCGCGTCCGCGTACGTACGTGATGCCGCCGACACGGTCGCTTCCCGCACCGGGGTCGAGGTCCCGTACCGGCTCGGCACGATGATCGAGACCCCTCGGGCCGCGCTGCTGGCGGGCGAACTCGCCGAGCACGCCGAGTTCTTCTCCTTCGGCACCAACGACCTCACCCAGCTCACCTACGGGTTCTCCCGGGACGACGTCGAGCGCCAGGTCCTCGCCGACTACCAGGAGCGCGGGTTCCTGACCGCCAGTCCGTTCGCCCGGCTCGATCCGCACGGAGTGGGTGCACTGATCTCCCTGGCGGTCGATCGGGCACGGGAGGTGCGGCCCGGCATCAAGCTGGGCGTGTGCGGTGAGCACGGCGGGGACCCCGAGTCGATCGCCTTCTGCGACGGCCTCGGTCTCGACTACGTCTCCTGTTCCGCGCACCGGGTGCCGGTGGCCCGGATGGCGGCCGCGCACAGTGCCCTGCGGGAGCGGGACGACGACAGCGGGAGCGCACGATGA
- a CDS encoding enoyl-CoA hydratase/isomerase family protein — protein MSAPVSTDPVRIVHHPDGVVELRLDDPGRGNALDLRTAEALRDAARAVAADPRGAVLLRAAGGNFCVGGDLRAFAGRGTETGTYVHAVASAAHAAIQALYELPVPLVTAVRGAAAGGGVGLALVGDIVLAARSARFRLAYTAIGLTPDCGASWFLPRLVGPRRAADLILTNRVLTGDDAERWGLVSRCVDDEELDGAAHRSAADLAAGATGALRAAKHLLRTDAGDGLRSHLAEEARSIAALTDGREAQDRMASFLAARGRPTAGDGRAGAREPESVS, from the coding sequence ATGAGCGCGCCCGTCAGCACTGACCCGGTCCGGATCGTCCACCATCCCGACGGGGTCGTCGAGCTGAGGCTGGACGACCCCGGGCGGGGAAACGCCCTGGACCTCAGGACCGCCGAGGCACTGCGGGACGCGGCCCGCGCGGTGGCCGCGGACCCGCGAGGCGCGGTCCTGCTGCGGGCGGCGGGCGGGAACTTCTGCGTGGGCGGTGACCTGCGCGCCTTCGCCGGTCGCGGCACGGAGACCGGCACCTACGTGCACGCCGTGGCGAGCGCCGCGCACGCCGCGATACAGGCCCTGTACGAGCTGCCGGTGCCGTTGGTGACCGCCGTGCGCGGCGCGGCGGCCGGTGGCGGAGTCGGTCTCGCCCTGGTGGGCGACATCGTCCTGGCGGCCCGGTCCGCGCGGTTCCGGCTGGCATACACGGCGATCGGGCTCACGCCGGACTGCGGCGCGTCATGGTTCCTGCCACGACTGGTGGGCCCTCGCCGGGCGGCGGACCTGATCCTGACCAACCGGGTCCTGACCGGCGACGACGCCGAACGGTGGGGCCTGGTCTCCCGGTGCGTGGACGACGAGGAACTGGACGGGGCGGCACACCGGAGTGCGGCCGATCTGGCCGCCGGCGCCACCGGCGCGCTGCGCGCCGCGAAGCACCTGCTGCGCACGGACGCCGGTGACGGACTGCGCAGCCATCTCGCCGAGGAGGCGCGGTCGATCGCCGCCCTGACGGACGGCCGGGAGGCACAGGACCGCATGGCGTCGTTCCTCGCCGCGCGGGGCCGCCCCACGGCGGGCGACGGCCGGGCGGGAGCGAGGGAACCGGAAAGTGTTTCTTGA
- a CDS encoding acyl-CoA dehydrogenase family protein has protein sequence MPIQFDVDPAVAQLAASTAEFVREVVIPAERECGGSVHDAPEALRETLQKAAREAGVFAPHVPTRWGGHGLDLRGQAVVFEAAGYSLLGPLALNCAAPDEGNTHLLEKVATEEQKQKYLRPLAAGETRSCFAMTEPAPGAGADPRSLRTTATRVPGGWRLDGHKWFITGAHGAGFAIVMARTSGGPGDPGGATMFLVDAGTPGMRLVRNIETLDESLFAGHSEIVFEECVVGEEQVLGEVDHGFEGAQVRLGPARTTHCMRWLGAARRAQDVALERAGTRMAFGSALGDLGMVQQMLADSEIDIEASRALILRTAWALDTGSATASQLTSVSKTFVAEAVNRVVDRAVQICGALGISAADAPLARLYREVRPFRIYDGPSETHRFAIARRAVRPYRQPSTAAGNG, from the coding sequence GTGCCCATCCAGTTCGATGTCGATCCGGCAGTCGCCCAACTCGCCGCGTCGACGGCCGAGTTCGTGCGCGAGGTGGTCATCCCGGCCGAGCGCGAGTGCGGCGGGTCGGTGCACGACGCCCCCGAGGCACTCCGGGAGACCCTGCAGAAAGCCGCCCGCGAGGCAGGCGTCTTCGCCCCGCACGTACCGACGCGCTGGGGCGGACACGGACTGGACCTGCGCGGGCAGGCGGTCGTGTTCGAAGCGGCGGGCTACTCGCTGCTCGGGCCGCTGGCACTGAACTGCGCTGCCCCGGACGAGGGCAACACGCATCTGCTGGAGAAGGTGGCCACCGAGGAACAGAAGCAGAAGTACCTGCGCCCGCTCGCCGCGGGCGAGACACGGTCCTGCTTCGCCATGACCGAACCGGCTCCGGGAGCGGGCGCCGATCCCCGCTCCCTGCGGACCACCGCGACCCGGGTTCCCGGCGGCTGGCGCCTCGACGGGCACAAGTGGTTCATCACCGGCGCACACGGAGCCGGCTTCGCCATCGTCATGGCCCGGACCTCCGGCGGCCCCGGCGACCCGGGTGGCGCCACCATGTTCCTGGTCGACGCCGGCACTCCCGGCATGCGCCTCGTGCGGAACATCGAAACCCTCGACGAGTCGCTCTTCGCCGGGCACAGCGAGATCGTCTTCGAGGAGTGCGTGGTGGGGGAGGAGCAGGTGCTCGGCGAGGTGGACCACGGTTTCGAGGGCGCCCAGGTCAGGCTCGGTCCCGCCCGGACGACCCACTGCATGCGCTGGCTGGGGGCGGCCCGCCGCGCCCAGGACGTCGCGCTGGAGCGGGCGGGGACCCGGATGGCGTTCGGCTCCGCGCTGGGCGACCTCGGCATGGTCCAGCAGATGCTGGCCGACTCCGAGATCGACATCGAGGCGAGCCGCGCCCTGATCCTGCGTACCGCCTGGGCGTTGGACACCGGTTCCGCCACCGCCTCACAGCTCACCTCGGTGTCCAAGACCTTCGTGGCCGAGGCGGTCAACCGCGTGGTCGACCGGGCGGTGCAGATCTGCGGAGCCCTCGGTATCTCGGCCGCCGACGCTCCGCTGGCCCGCCTGTACCGGGAGGTGCGGCCGTTCCGGATCTACGACGGCCCGTCGGAGACACACCGTTTCGCCATAGCGCGCCGCGCCGTGCGGCCCTACAGGCAACCGAGCACGGCTGCCGGCAACGGCTGA
- a CDS encoding GNAT family N-acetyltransferase, translated as MIRSLLRRRQALSGLPVPDACTPGRHALATRHLLLYTPVTRLDALAAIAAGADPEAQRWQGNQADQIVPDPDIRRALLRLGPAGATPRWFFKSNPELAEPFEPTPETPEFMVCIRRDTGLYAGCLDIDRDGGEIGGNLAPDHRGQGLGAELFLAGVEFAHSHAGLPTVRAGTATANLACRGALERAGFVPAPGPARHTLQDGRELDTVWYQHEGAASTCARP; from the coding sequence ATGATTCGATCGCTCCTACGACGTCGACAGGCGCTCTCGGGCCTCCCCGTCCCGGACGCGTGCACGCCCGGCCGGCACGCCCTGGCCACCCGGCACCTGCTGCTCTACACCCCGGTGACCCGGCTGGACGCGTTGGCGGCGATCGCTGCGGGCGCGGACCCCGAGGCCCAGCGCTGGCAGGGGAACCAGGCCGACCAGATCGTACCGGACCCCGACATCAGACGGGCCCTGCTGCGCCTGGGCCCCGCCGGCGCCACCCCCCGTTGGTTCTTCAAGTCCAACCCCGAGCTGGCCGAGCCCTTCGAACCCACCCCCGAGACGCCCGAGTTCATGGTCTGCATACGCCGCGACACCGGGCTCTACGCCGGGTGCCTCGACATCGACCGCGACGGGGGTGAGATCGGCGGCAATCTCGCCCCCGACCATCGAGGCCAGGGCCTCGGCGCTGAACTGTTCCTGGCGGGTGTGGAGTTCGCCCATAGCCACGCCGGTCTGCCGACGGTACGGGCGGGCACGGCGACGGCGAACCTCGCGTGCCGAGGCGCCCTGGAACGCGCCGGCTTCGTCCCGGCCCCCGGCCCGGCCCGCCACACCCTGCAGGACGGCCGGGAGCTGGACACCGTCTGGTACCAGCACGAGGGCGCCGCATCGACATGTGCGAGGCCTTGA
- a CDS encoding IS701 family transposase, with the protein MDAHEVNRARAKLALFVADVFSSVPRKDQRAKGDCYLRGLMVDGRRKSIQAMAARLPDGNEQNLQQFVNQSTWDPVPVRRRIAQRIVPLIGPDAWAIDDVSFPKDGKMSVAVAHQYCGALGKQANCQVAVSVHAVTDTASVPLQWRLFLPKEWDSDTERRRRCQVPDEVGHREKWRLALDTLDELAGWGLVPPVVVADAGYGQNADFRDGLDSRGIGYVVAVRSDVTVHCCDAEPVTPPWSGNGRKPQPRYRDKPSSVSVLAAGHGREAFTEVTWREGSRGPMRSRFLALRVRPAGVRARRLAQAAASAQEGSWDGVLPEVTLLAEWPEGAEAPTDYWLSNLPAGTPVAELVRLAKIRWRIEHDYRELKHGLGLDHFEGRSWAGWHHHVTLVTAAHAFLTEQRLAPKADTADSPSTRSSTPSRTC; encoded by the coding sequence GTGGACGCACATGAAGTGAACCGTGCTCGGGCGAAGTTGGCGTTGTTCGTGGCTGATGTGTTCTCTTCGGTGCCGCGGAAGGACCAGCGGGCCAAGGGTGACTGTTATCTGCGGGGACTGATGGTGGACGGCCGCCGCAAGTCCATCCAGGCCATGGCTGCGCGGCTGCCGGACGGCAACGAGCAGAACCTGCAGCAGTTCGTGAACCAGTCGACCTGGGATCCGGTGCCGGTGCGGCGGCGGATCGCGCAGCGGATAGTGCCGCTGATCGGCCCGGATGCCTGGGCCATCGACGACGTGTCGTTTCCCAAGGACGGGAAGATGTCGGTCGCCGTGGCCCATCAGTACTGCGGGGCCCTGGGCAAACAGGCGAACTGTCAGGTGGCGGTCAGCGTGCACGCGGTCACCGATACCGCCTCCGTCCCGCTTCAGTGGCGGCTGTTCCTGCCGAAGGAGTGGGACAGCGATACCGAACGCCGGCGTCGCTGCCAGGTGCCCGATGAGGTCGGGCACCGGGAGAAGTGGCGCCTGGCCCTGGACACCCTCGATGAGCTGGCCGGGTGGGGTCTGGTGCCGCCGGTGGTGGTGGCCGACGCCGGCTACGGGCAGAACGCCGACTTCCGCGACGGCCTGGACAGCCGGGGCATCGGATATGTCGTGGCAGTCCGTTCGGATGTCACCGTCCACTGCTGCGACGCCGAGCCGGTCACGCCGCCGTGGTCGGGCAACGGCCGCAAGCCGCAGCCCCGCTACCGGGACAAGCCGTCCTCCGTGTCCGTTCTGGCCGCTGGTCACGGGCGCGAGGCGTTCACCGAGGTGACCTGGCGGGAAGGCTCCCGCGGACCGATGCGCTCACGCTTCCTGGCACTGCGGGTGCGGCCGGCCGGAGTCAGGGCCCGCCGTCTGGCCCAGGCCGCCGCGAGCGCGCAGGAGGGCTCGTGGGACGGTGTCCTGCCCGAGGTCACGCTGCTGGCCGAATGGCCCGAAGGCGCCGAAGCACCCACCGACTACTGGCTGTCGAACCTGCCCGCCGGCACCCCGGTGGCCGAACTGGTCCGCCTCGCCAAGATCCGCTGGCGCATCGAGCACGACTACCGGGAACTCAAGCACGGCCTCGGCCTGGACCACTTCGAAGGACGTTCCTGGGCAGGGTGGCACCACCACGTCACCCTGGTCACCGCCGCCCACGCCTTCCTCACCGAACAGCGCCTGGCCCCAAAAGCCGATACAGCGGACTCACCCTCTACCAGATCCTCGACACCATCCAGGACCTGCTGA
- a CDS encoding nuclear transport factor 2 family protein, with amino-acid sequence MLGPVAGRAAVLDFVRDGHTVQTGRVRRHLSNAVVTTTDATTAEVRACLVQTRNTGESSQMISTGVYTFGLRRSDGGWRIAELTLTLDNAF; translated from the coding sequence GTGCTCGGCCCGGTCGCCGGACGCGCGGCGGTGCTCGACTTCGTCCGTGACGGGCACACGGTCCAGACCGGAAGGGTGCGGCGCCACCTGTCCAATGCCGTGGTCACGACGACGGACGCCACCACCGCTGAGGTGCGGGCCTGTCTGGTGCAGACGAGGAACACCGGCGAGAGCAGCCAGATGATCTCGACCGGGGTCTACACGTTCGGCCTGCGCCGGTCCGACGGTGGGTGGCGGATCGCCGAACTCACCCTGACGCTGGACAACGCCTTCTAG
- a CDS encoding NADP-dependent oxidoreductase → MKAIQFHEAGGPEVLRYDEVPVPEIGPGEVLVRVHAVGINPPDWYLREGMKVMPTEMRPTLEFPLIPGTDMSGVVQAVAPDVLGFAVGDEVFGMLRFPGFDGRTYAEYVAAPASDLAHKPTGIDHVQAAGAPMAVLTAWQYLVNLGHDVPSPFTGQVHQPVPITPGMTVLVNGAAGGVGHFAVQLAKWKGAHVIAVASGRHEQFLRKLGADEFIDYTTTRAADEVSGVDLVIDTVGGPDSSRFLTVLKHGGTMLPVFFAEYDPEETASLGITVSNIQVRSNGPQLAEIGRLFGEGRLQVGVDSTYPLPEAGNAHRRAAQGHIQGKIVLTVVS, encoded by the coding sequence ATGAAGGCGATCCAGTTCCATGAAGCGGGCGGGCCGGAAGTTCTGCGGTACGACGAGGTGCCGGTTCCCGAGATCGGCCCGGGCGAGGTGCTTGTCCGGGTGCACGCTGTGGGCATCAACCCGCCGGACTGGTACCTGCGGGAGGGGATGAAGGTCATGCCGACCGAGATGAGGCCGACGCTGGAGTTCCCCCTGATCCCCGGAACGGACATGTCGGGCGTGGTTCAGGCGGTCGCTCCGGACGTGCTGGGGTTCGCCGTCGGTGACGAGGTCTTCGGCATGCTGCGGTTCCCCGGATTCGACGGCCGGACGTACGCCGAGTACGTGGCCGCGCCGGCTTCGGACCTGGCTCACAAGCCGACCGGCATCGACCATGTGCAGGCGGCCGGGGCACCGATGGCCGTGCTGACGGCCTGGCAGTACCTGGTTAATCTCGGCCATGACGTGCCGTCTCCTTTCACCGGCCAGGTGCACCAGCCGGTGCCGATCACGCCAGGGATGACCGTGCTGGTCAACGGGGCCGCCGGTGGAGTGGGCCACTTCGCCGTGCAGCTGGCGAAATGGAAGGGGGCACACGTGATCGCGGTGGCCTCGGGCCGGCACGAGCAGTTCCTGCGCAAGCTCGGCGCCGACGAGTTCATCGACTACACCACGACGCGGGCCGCGGACGAGGTCAGTGGTGTGGACCTGGTGATCGACACCGTCGGGGGCCCGGACAGCTCACGCTTTCTGACCGTGCTCAAGCACGGCGGCACCATGCTTCCGGTGTTCTTCGCCGAGTACGACCCGGAAGAGACGGCGAGTCTGGGCATCACGGTCTCGAACATTCAGGTGCGTTCCAACGGTCCCCAGCTCGCCGAGATCGGGCGCCTGTTCGGCGAGGGCAGGCTCCAGGTCGGGGTGGACAGCACTTACCCGCTGCCCGAAGCGGGCAACGCACACAGGCGAGCCGCGCAGGGCCACATCCAGGGCAAGATCGTGCTGACGGTGGTCTCGTGA
- a CDS encoding LysR family transcriptional regulator, with product MNDLGQDLELRLVRYFTVVAAHQHFGRAAADLHVAQPALSRQIQRLERHLGARLLDRTPQGARLTPAGQSFLPRAQALLRAARQAELAVREQAETERIAIGYVEDLVITAAVRELRRRHPAAEVATRYLSCRDVGALSDKRVDALIARAPLPFAAADVFTTPLYEEPRMLAVPHGHPLADRASVTAEELAGEEEAPCAFETPDWTSYRILGAGVPPVESYEDKLELVASGRAIAVLPVGDRRSSLRPDLVTVPIEDAPPSQVVLVSRKGDPNPMIRNFRLAAKTALTAPAA from the coding sequence GTGAACGATCTCGGACAGGACCTGGAACTGCGGCTGGTGCGCTACTTCACCGTGGTGGCGGCGCACCAGCACTTCGGCCGGGCCGCCGCCGACCTGCACGTGGCCCAGCCGGCGCTGAGCCGCCAGATCCAACGGCTCGAGAGGCATCTCGGCGCACGGCTGCTGGACCGCACACCCCAGGGCGCCCGGCTCACGCCGGCCGGCCAGAGCTTCCTCCCCCGGGCCCAGGCCCTGCTGAGGGCCGCCCGCCAGGCCGAGCTGGCCGTGCGTGAACAAGCCGAGACCGAACGCATCGCCATCGGCTACGTCGAAGACCTGGTGATCACTGCCGCCGTACGGGAACTGCGCCGTCGGCATCCGGCCGCAGAGGTCGCCACCCGGTACCTGAGCTGCCGCGACGTCGGGGCGCTGTCCGACAAGCGCGTCGACGCCCTGATCGCACGGGCCCCGCTGCCGTTCGCCGCCGCCGACGTGTTCACCACCCCGCTGTACGAGGAGCCCCGGATGCTCGCGGTCCCGCACGGCCATCCCTTGGCCGACCGCGCGTCGGTGACTGCGGAGGAACTGGCCGGCGAGGAGGAGGCGCCGTGCGCGTTCGAGACCCCCGACTGGACTTCCTACCGGATCCTCGGGGCCGGCGTGCCGCCGGTCGAGAGCTACGAGGACAAGCTCGAACTCGTCGCGAGCGGCAGGGCGATCGCCGTGCTGCCGGTCGGCGATCGGCGTAGCTCACTGCGACCCGACCTCGTCACCGTCCCGATCGAGGATGCTCCCCCCAGCCAGGTCGTCCTGGTCAGCCGCAAGGGCGACCCGAATCCGATGATCAGGAATTTCCGACTGGCTGCCAAGACCGCCCTGACCGCCCCGGCAGCCTGA